In one Phycisphaeraceae bacterium genomic region, the following are encoded:
- a CDS encoding right-handed parallel beta-helix repeat-containing protein, whose amino-acid sequence MRCKRRPVSDGARPGVLTLALTLSLCLVGVATAAEVHSNGTGGGLWSDAATWRKKAVPAPDDSVVISTGDTVEFDRDDSDKQTCKELYIDPSGALTYNGGGKRVFVVGGPVESYGTIKIDASQSNDLMEFRLAADKQDKLSLTLLKGGSLLMYGKPGGEGKNAALVCKPSVAALAGSQGIVQAGSGAMVDLQRAAVADIKINASSIDNTGAKPNEKISIADCLFTGQGTIYLYACDTPSILNNVFAYAGEAALGFPAITVYGSPLADVRGNHINGKYATGINGSAQNESAVINNTIEKCGYGIYWYGTNGMLKGNTFKNCDIGIIVTSMTGVIEDSIIDGSKTAVNISGATLQINNLTVTNLQKDGIPIDMPNGVLTLMNCDLKPEQIKLAGNPPKEGPWVLAMNYVVVGVKNLNGRKPMVELKTTTPEKPLAPGAVDPNVRNSPAPIGPRDITPLPASNMPLTVRAWTIGTDGKPTAAPAYTLSVFLPLPADAKPEDKPVVLATQSITPQANWYRAKADDPTPTVEVTLP is encoded by the coding sequence ATGAGATGTAAGCGACGACCTGTCTCGGATGGCGCAAGGCCCGGCGTGTTGACGCTGGCACTGACGCTGTCGCTCTGTCTGGTCGGCGTCGCCACCGCGGCAGAGGTTCACTCCAACGGCACCGGCGGCGGACTCTGGAGCGATGCGGCGACCTGGCGCAAAAAGGCTGTACCCGCGCCCGACGACTCCGTCGTGATCTCCACGGGTGATACCGTCGAGTTTGACCGTGACGACTCGGACAAGCAGACCTGCAAGGAACTCTACATCGACCCGTCCGGCGCACTGACCTACAACGGCGGAGGAAAGCGGGTGTTCGTCGTCGGCGGGCCGGTTGAAAGCTACGGCACCATCAAGATCGACGCCTCGCAAAGCAACGACCTGATGGAATTCCGACTTGCTGCTGACAAACAGGACAAGCTCTCACTGACGCTGCTCAAGGGCGGCTCGCTGCTGATGTACGGAAAGCCCGGCGGGGAAGGGAAAAACGCGGCGCTGGTCTGCAAGCCTTCGGTCGCGGCACTGGCGGGATCGCAAGGAATCGTCCAGGCCGGCTCAGGTGCGATGGTGGATCTCCAGCGTGCGGCTGTCGCCGACATCAAGATCAACGCATCCTCGATCGATAACACCGGCGCCAAGCCCAACGAAAAAATCAGCATTGCCGACTGTCTTTTCACCGGACAGGGCACGATTTATCTCTACGCATGCGATACGCCCTCGATACTCAACAACGTCTTCGCCTATGCGGGCGAGGCTGCTCTGGGCTTCCCGGCGATCACGGTGTACGGCTCGCCGCTGGCGGACGTACGCGGCAACCATATCAACGGTAAATACGCCACCGGCATTAACGGCTCGGCGCAGAATGAGTCGGCGGTCATCAACAACACCATCGAAAAATGCGGCTACGGCATCTATTGGTACGGCACCAACGGCATGCTCAAGGGCAATACCTTCAAGAACTGCGACATCGGCATCATCGTTACCTCCATGACCGGCGTCATCGAGGACTCGATCATTGATGGATCAAAAACCGCGGTCAACATCTCAGGCGCCACGCTCCAGATTAATAATCTCACCGTCACCAATCTCCAGAAAGACGGCATCCCGATCGATATGCCAAACGGTGTGCTGACGCTGATGAACTGCGATCTCAAGCCTGAGCAGATCAAACTCGCCGGCAACCCGCCGAAGGAAGGCCCGTGGGTGCTGGCGATGAATTACGTTGTGGTGGGCGTCAAGAATCTCAACGGCCGCAAGCCGATGGTCGAGCTTAAGACCACGACGCCTGAGAAGCCGCTCGCCCCCGGCGCGGTGGACCCCAATGTCCGCAATTCCCCGGCACCCATTGGTCCGCGGGACATCACGCCTCTGCCGGCATCCAACATGCCGCTGACCGTGCGTGCGTGGACGATCGGTACCGACGGCAAACCCACCGCCGCCCCCGCGTACACTCTGAGCGTTTTTCTGCCGCTGCCGGCGGATGCCAAACCCGAAGATAAGCCGGTCGTGCTGGCGACTCAGAGCATCACGCCGCAAGCAAACTGGTACCGTGCGAAGGCCGACGATCCGACGCCGACGGTGGAGGTGACCCTGCCATGA
- a CDS encoding sigma-54-dependent Fis family transcriptional regulator gives MSEIDLIGAAPAFEGARRAAIRIARRRSTVMIHGETGSGKEMLARFIHLRSNRAARSFIPVDCTAITESLFESEMFGHVRGAFTGAIRSTLGFIRAADGGTLFLDEVGELTQHQQAKLLRVLQERRVVPVGETRGYPVDVRVISATHRNLREMVDSGAFRQDLFFRLNVVALQLPPLRHRREDIIALAQHFLKCQAQVYAETIKTLSREATRALEDYAWPGNVREMANVMEQAHVLSLGDQITLNDLPPEIRLPSLVNTTRPAAHELRLEKLERAAIAEALQRTRFNKTAASRLLGINIQRLTRRMTRLGLSAELVAGKQPHDKN, from the coding sequence ATGTCCGAAATCGACCTCATCGGCGCGGCACCCGCGTTTGAAGGAGCGCGGCGGGCGGCAATACGAATTGCGCGGCGACGCTCCACGGTGATGATCCACGGCGAGACCGGCAGCGGGAAAGAAATGCTCGCGCGCTTCATTCACCTCCGCTCGAATCGCGCTGCCCGATCTTTCATCCCCGTTGACTGCACCGCCATCACGGAGAGCCTTTTTGAAAGTGAGATGTTCGGCCACGTGCGCGGCGCGTTCACCGGTGCGATCAGGAGCACACTCGGATTTATCCGGGCCGCCGACGGAGGAACGCTCTTTCTCGATGAGGTCGGAGAGCTGACGCAGCATCAGCAGGCCAAACTGCTGCGCGTGCTTCAGGAGCGACGTGTGGTGCCCGTCGGCGAAACACGCGGCTATCCCGTGGATGTGCGAGTTATTTCCGCAACTCACCGAAACCTGCGGGAAATGGTGGATTCCGGGGCGTTTCGTCAGGATCTGTTCTTCCGACTCAATGTTGTGGCTTTGCAGCTTCCGCCTCTGCGTCACCGGCGGGAGGACATCATCGCGTTGGCGCAACACTTCCTGAAATGTCAGGCTCAGGTGTATGCAGAAACAATCAAGACGCTCTCGCGTGAAGCAACCCGCGCACTGGAAGACTACGCTTGGCCCGGCAACGTGCGCGAGATGGCTAACGTCATGGAACAGGCGCACGTACTTTCGCTGGGCGATCAGATCACGCTCAATGATCTGCCGCCGGAAATCCGGTTGCCTTCTCTGGTGAACACGACCCGGCCAGCCGCGCACGAGTTACGTCTGGAAAAACTGGAGCGTGCTGCGATAGCTGAGGCCTTGCAGCGCACGCGCTTCAACAAGACTGCTGCGTCCCGTCTGCTTGGTATCAATATTCAGCGCCTCACCCGTCGCATGACCCGCCTGGGCCTCTCCGCTGAACTGGTTGCGGGAAAACAGCCGCACGACAAAAACTGA
- a CDS encoding DUF58 domain-containing protein, with protein MTAAPTPTRPPTSLMRSIIQKLRRALTDTGQTQVITEVMQGGDPNRYLDPSILSKVGISPLLAKLVVEGFINGLHKSPFHGFSVEFADHREYVPGDDLKYIDWHLFARTDHYYIKRYEEETNLRCYILLDRSASMAFGTGKITKWDYSCFLATCLAYLIIKQQDAAGLALFGAKPGIMVPARAKTVHLRQMMQVMINNPPSGDTDVASSLRAITRNLKRRGLVVVISDLIDDPETTLRSIRLLASHKHDVIVFHVQDAAELEFTFDGATLFKDMETGEELEIDPSAVRATYLQRMNEVCDFYRKGLTEVGIDYQLINTRMPYDHALSAYLKRRARTRK; from the coding sequence ATGACCGCAGCTCCAACCCCAACTCGGCCGCCCACGAGCCTGATGCGCTCGATCATCCAGAAGCTGCGCCGCGCGCTGACCGATACCGGCCAGACGCAGGTGATCACGGAAGTGATGCAGGGCGGTGATCCGAATCGCTATCTCGATCCGTCGATCCTCTCGAAGGTCGGCATTTCGCCGCTGCTGGCAAAGCTGGTTGTCGAGGGATTCATCAATGGTCTGCATAAAAGCCCGTTTCACGGATTTTCCGTCGAGTTCGCCGACCACCGTGAGTATGTGCCGGGCGATGACCTCAAATACATCGACTGGCACCTATTCGCGCGGACCGACCACTACTACATCAAGCGTTACGAGGAAGAAACCAATCTCCGTTGCTATATCCTGCTCGACCGCTCGGCGTCGATGGCCTTCGGCACGGGCAAAATCACCAAGTGGGATTACTCCTGCTTTCTGGCGACCTGTCTGGCATACCTCATCATCAAGCAGCAGGACGCAGCGGGGCTTGCACTGTTCGGCGCCAAGCCCGGCATCATGGTTCCCGCCCGCGCCAAGACCGTACACCTGCGGCAAATGATGCAGGTGATGATCAACAACCCGCCGTCTGGTGATACCGATGTCGCCTCCAGCCTCCGGGCCATCACGCGAAACCTCAAACGACGCGGGCTGGTCGTCGTCATCAGCGATCTCATCGACGACCCGGAGACGACGCTCCGCTCGATCCGTCTGCTTGCAAGCCATAAGCATGATGTGATCGTATTTCATGTGCAGGACGCGGCAGAGCTGGAGTTCACCTTTGATGGTGCGACGCTTTTCAAGGACATGGAAACCGGCGAGGAGTTGGAGATCGACCCCTCAGCCGTGCGTGCGACCTATCTCCAGCGGATGAACGAAGTGTGCGACTTCTACCGCAAGGGACTGACCGAGGTCGGCATCGATTACCAACTGATCAATACCCGCATGCCTTATGACCACGCGCTGTCGGCATACTTGAAACGCCGGGCAAGGACGAGGAAGTAA
- a CDS encoding MoxR family ATPase, whose product MTTAANPPTVTHAAPQDIEKQIAALSQLHRGMLSEFSKVIVGQREVLEELLITVFAGGHNLLEGVPGLAKTLMINTLARLLSLDFKRIQFTPDLMPSDIVGTNVIEDDHTTGKRVTVFVAGPIFTNIVLADEINRTPPKTQAALLQAMQEKEVTSGGKTYRLAAPFFVLATQNPIDQEGTYPLPEAQKDRFLLNTFIKYPTMEDEEAIVDRTTTNEVPELKAYCDRDSLLRYQKLVRSIPVSKHVTGYAVDLVRATRPNEPGVPAFVKEQVGWGAGPRASQALILCAKTYAALNGRVNVSVQDIQHLALPVLRHRISASFVAEAEGISTDAIVTRLLKEVPERSTK is encoded by the coding sequence ATGACTACCGCTGCCAATCCCCCTACCGTGACCCACGCCGCACCGCAGGACATCGAAAAGCAGATCGCTGCGCTGAGCCAGCTCCACCGCGGGATGCTGAGCGAGTTTTCCAAAGTGATCGTCGGCCAGCGTGAGGTGCTTGAGGAACTGCTCATCACCGTCTTCGCCGGCGGCCACAATCTGCTCGAAGGTGTGCCGGGGCTTGCCAAGACGCTCATGATCAACACGCTGGCGCGGCTGCTGTCGCTGGATTTCAAGCGGATCCAGTTCACACCCGACCTGATGCCCAGCGACATCGTGGGGACCAACGTCATCGAGGACGACCACACGACCGGCAAGCGCGTGACGGTCTTCGTCGCAGGCCCGATCTTCACCAACATCGTGCTGGCTGACGAAATCAACCGCACGCCTCCCAAGACTCAGGCGGCGCTCCTCCAGGCCATGCAGGAAAAGGAAGTGACCTCCGGCGGCAAGACGTACCGGCTGGCGGCACCGTTCTTCGTCCTGGCGACCCAGAACCCGATCGATCAGGAAGGCACCTACCCGCTGCCTGAGGCGCAGAAAGACCGCTTCCTTCTCAACACCTTCATCAAGTACCCCACGATGGAGGATGAGGAAGCCATCGTGGATCGCACCACGACCAACGAAGTGCCGGAGCTTAAAGCCTACTGCGACCGCGACAGTCTGCTGCGCTATCAGAAACTGGTGCGCAGCATCCCGGTGAGCAAGCATGTGACCGGCTACGCGGTGGATCTGGTCCGCGCAACTCGCCCCAATGAGCCGGGGGTTCCTGCATTCGTCAAGGAACAGGTCGGCTGGGGAGCCGGCCCCCGTGCCAGCCAGGCATTGATCCTCTGCGCCAAGACCTATGCCGCATTGAACGGCCGGGTGAACGTGTCGGTGCAGGACATTCAGCACCTGGCGTTGCCCGTGTTGCGTCACCGCATCTCGGCGAGCTTCGTCGCCGAGGCTGAGGGCATCAGCACGGACGCGATCGTGACCCGACTGCTCAAGGAAGTGCCTGAGCGGAGCACAAAGTAA
- a CDS encoding DUF4159 domain-containing protein: MRMIVSTAHHGYGQRDARSESGNPVNRVMVMALAFLLVCGVMTSPSLAQRKVTFPPAESKPPPPAKPPQKEMRAGEDTGILPDYGPAQRKTQVTAPPPPPNLTVMYKLQYGETLEYVHPDGTVQKFEQWKSYPNDAYYLVVSYTNARLADGNNYQYDVKPLASPGFDPVDIPILFMAGDYEFALSPAEVENLRKFLTGGGTIIFNAARGRDEFSNSVVREMRKVFPQKKFMKLPPDHPVFNARYRIQQLMTLINGTQAMLPPELYSIDIGTRAAAILVPTGMGAAWAGDTYNPAGKHYVGEGAIRLGVNLIAYVLGGTEYGRFLSQDFPIYNGRTRSGDLFRMAQIKYNGSWDDNPAIQNSLLQGLNENTGIGVDYAPYAIGLDDPQLGSFPMVFMTGHYDFSFTPAEIAGLTNYLQRGGVLVASAAAGLKPFDNAFRREIRKAFPNSQLIKLPPTHALFTGGWASLDRIVYTEAARKDNPLLEYPEFYGLFIDDRLAVIYTPYDLMSGVNRESNAYSKGVTNDDAMRIAINLVTYVLSH; this comes from the coding sequence ATGAGAATGATCGTTTCGACAGCCCATCATGGATATGGTCAGCGTGACGCGCGCTCGGAGTCGGGTAATCCTGTCAATCGGGTAATGGTCATGGCGCTGGCGTTCCTGCTGGTGTGCGGGGTGATGACAAGTCCGTCACTGGCACAGCGCAAGGTGACGTTCCCGCCTGCGGAGAGCAAGCCGCCGCCGCCCGCCAAGCCGCCGCAGAAAGAAATGCGTGCTGGTGAGGACACGGGCATTCTGCCTGACTACGGCCCGGCGCAGCGAAAGACTCAGGTCACCGCGCCCCCGCCGCCTCCCAATCTCACCGTCATGTACAAGCTCCAGTACGGCGAGACGCTCGAGTACGTCCACCCGGACGGCACCGTGCAGAAGTTCGAGCAATGGAAGAGCTATCCGAACGATGCTTATTACCTCGTCGTCAGCTACACCAACGCTCGTCTGGCCGACGGCAACAATTACCAATACGACGTCAAACCGCTGGCGTCGCCGGGATTTGATCCGGTTGATATTCCGATCCTGTTCATGGCTGGGGATTATGAGTTCGCGCTGTCGCCCGCCGAAGTCGAAAATCTGCGCAAGTTTCTCACCGGCGGAGGAACGATCATCTTCAACGCGGCGCGTGGTCGTGATGAGTTTTCCAACTCCGTAGTGCGCGAGATGCGAAAGGTCTTTCCGCAAAAGAAGTTCATGAAGCTGCCGCCTGACCACCCGGTATTCAACGCACGGTATCGCATTCAGCAACTGATGACGTTGATTAACGGCACGCAGGCGATGCTGCCGCCGGAGCTTTATTCCATCGACATCGGCACGCGGGCGGCGGCGATCCTCGTACCTACCGGGATGGGTGCCGCTTGGGCGGGTGATACCTACAACCCCGCCGGCAAGCATTACGTCGGTGAAGGTGCGATCCGTCTGGGTGTCAATCTCATCGCCTATGTGCTCGGCGGGACCGAGTACGGCAGATTCCTCTCCCAGGATTTCCCGATCTACAACGGCCGGACCCGGTCGGGTGATCTCTTCCGCATGGCACAGATCAAATACAACGGGAGCTGGGACGACAACCCCGCTATCCAGAACAGCCTGCTCCAGGGATTAAACGAGAATACGGGCATCGGCGTGGACTATGCGCCGTATGCGATAGGGCTTGACGACCCGCAGTTGGGTAGTTTTCCGATGGTTTTTATGACCGGGCACTACGATTTTTCGTTTACGCCCGCAGAGATAGCCGGGCTGACGAATTATCTCCAGCGCGGCGGCGTGCTGGTCGCCAGTGCCGCGGCGGGACTCAAGCCGTTTGACAATGCGTTTCGCCGTGAGATTCGCAAAGCGTTTCCCAACAGCCAGCTCATCAAACTCCCGCCGACGCATGCCTTGTTCACCGGCGGTTGGGCATCGCTGGACCGGATCGTGTACACCGAAGCGGCGCGGAAGGACAACCCGCTGCTGGAATATCCAGAGTTTTACGGGCTGTTTATTGATGATCGCCTGGCGGTGATCTACACGCCCTATGACCTCATGAGCGGTGTGAACCGCGAGTCCAACGCCTACTCGAAAGGCGTGACCAACGATGACGCGATGCGCATCGCGATCAATCTCGTGACGTATGTGCTGAGCCACTGA
- a CDS encoding PKD domain-containing protein — MNAVKNQSFVRTRNPQGALWRTGAVLLMLCLVLTGIAPAEAQAPATGVPQVSDPPTPAPAWIAGYRVRYALRIVDDPTPADPPTPPIPATVIARIPASGWLKPDGSDIAVQSAAGEVLPVSILSHDPAGDTIIQFPRKGNDRWYWAYASNPAAPANTRPALPEGVIAEYRQWSGEGLDSWAMVVDGLKKSENVIGNAPVTEVIQNCNPARPDDPRRFAASYRGYLYIKTAGNYRFLTNSEDASFLFIDGAMVYQRPGINKRITGRIPIERTGSEVTLTAGVHPFEVHHVMGNNPETYGFLALLWLPPGAKNWAFVPMDAYARPLLANVATVEEAAGAQIAIFSSGVEDTLASNGMTLFLERFEAGGTIKNPAQLTWDFGDGTKGTGRSIRHAYFKSGLYTVTLTSPGVAPYKRSVYVWPSPGDTNPLSLSRAITALEAVNWSAFSPQQINQMFDFLLQCEQPERWALLEKVSRQILTRTNIDPKFRAVARATLMEAMARMGKGKEAIAMLEPALKEFSKTPSLQVTLKLAAAGVYHYYLREPNDASKLYRSIIDENRRIETAEVRIAAIRLGDLMTEAGDLVKAGEFYRLANTLGGASFASTAQTDAITRGAMLRVAEQKLRSGDIRQTRRMLEEIELKYPEQKLEGLYRFLRAEADRLGGRYEEAIQNYEVLIKLTQWAGFRDKALYGIADSYYRMGDYEDALKWLATVEESYQKFYEEQKLGDYRRTIEGRLSRLRAAEKATKAGDKPASILFEGYHASFEPEQKEAFTMVSGWSIISAAPGMLGNHTAAIEAFPTYRVTADGNIRLRNLQSNSYYWVELWYSESMGSLLSNPHGLFYLYGSGSDINPTGGSVNPSFERTFGGWRRVGYLMKTPVTQDGMLAFSLRQIVGLFEFDDVSITPVTDRQYDSLSNFLETR; from the coding sequence ATGAACGCAGTCAAGAATCAATCCTTCGTCCGCACACGAAACCCGCAAGGCGCGCTCTGGCGCACGGGCGCGGTCCTGCTGATGTTGTGTCTGGTGCTGACGGGTATCGCGCCGGCCGAAGCGCAGGCGCCGGCGACTGGTGTGCCGCAGGTCAGCGATCCGCCGACACCCGCCCCCGCGTGGATCGCCGGCTACCGTGTGCGTTATGCGCTGCGGATCGTGGATGATCCGACCCCCGCGGACCCGCCGACACCGCCGATTCCCGCGACGGTCATCGCGCGGATTCCTGCGTCCGGCTGGCTCAAGCCTGACGGCAGCGATATCGCGGTGCAGTCGGCTGCGGGCGAGGTGCTGCCGGTTTCCATCCTTTCACACGATCCGGCAGGCGACACGATCATCCAGTTTCCCCGCAAGGGTAATGACCGCTGGTACTGGGCCTATGCCTCGAATCCCGCCGCCCCCGCCAACACCAGACCCGCGCTGCCCGAAGGCGTGATCGCGGAGTACCGCCAGTGGAGCGGCGAGGGCCTCGACAGTTGGGCGATGGTCGTCGATGGTCTCAAAAAGAGCGAAAACGTTATCGGTAACGCGCCGGTGACGGAGGTCATCCAAAACTGCAATCCCGCGCGGCCTGATGATCCGCGACGATTCGCTGCGTCGTACCGCGGCTATCTCTACATCAAAACCGCGGGCAACTATCGCTTCCTCACAAACTCCGAAGACGCGTCGTTCCTTTTCATTGACGGCGCAATGGTCTATCAGCGGCCGGGTATCAACAAACGCATCACGGGGCGGATTCCCATCGAGCGCACGGGGTCCGAGGTGACTCTCACCGCGGGCGTGCATCCCTTCGAAGTGCATCACGTGATGGGGAACAATCCGGAGACTTACGGTTTCCTGGCATTGCTCTGGTTACCACCCGGAGCGAAGAACTGGGCTTTCGTGCCAATGGATGCCTACGCGCGTCCGCTGCTGGCGAATGTCGCGACGGTCGAGGAAGCAGCCGGAGCACAGATCGCTATTTTCAGCAGCGGTGTGGAGGACACACTCGCGTCGAACGGCATGACGCTGTTTCTTGAGCGATTTGAAGCGGGTGGAACGATCAAAAACCCCGCGCAACTGACATGGGACTTCGGCGACGGCACGAAGGGGACCGGACGATCGATTCGACACGCCTATTTCAAAAGCGGTCTTTACACGGTGACGCTCACCTCGCCGGGCGTGGCGCCGTATAAGCGCAGCGTCTATGTCTGGCCGTCACCGGGAGACACCAACCCGCTGTCGCTTTCGCGTGCGATCACCGCATTGGAGGCGGTGAACTGGTCCGCCTTCTCGCCGCAGCAGATCAACCAGATGTTTGATTTTCTCCTCCAGTGCGAGCAGCCGGAGCGATGGGCACTGCTGGAAAAGGTTTCGCGGCAAATCCTGACCCGCACGAACATCGATCCCAAGTTTCGTGCCGTCGCCCGCGCGACGCTGATGGAGGCGATGGCGCGGATGGGTAAGGGTAAAGAAGCAATCGCGATGCTTGAGCCGGCGTTGAAGGAGTTTTCCAAGACGCCGAGCCTTCAGGTGACGCTGAAACTCGCGGCAGCGGGTGTTTACCACTACTACCTGCGTGAACCCAACGACGCCAGCAAGCTCTACCGGTCGATCATCGACGAAAACCGCCGGATCGAGACTGCCGAGGTCCGCATTGCCGCGATTCGTCTGGGCGACCTGATGACTGAAGCCGGCGACCTGGTGAAAGCGGGCGAGTTCTACCGGCTGGCCAACACGCTGGGTGGCGCGAGCTTTGCCAGCACAGCACAGACCGACGCGATCACCCGTGGAGCGATGCTCCGCGTGGCGGAGCAGAAGCTCCGCAGCGGCGACATCCGCCAGACGCGACGCATGCTCGAGGAGATCGAGTTGAAGTACCCTGAGCAGAAGCTCGAAGGGCTTTACCGCTTTCTCCGCGCGGAAGCAGATCGGCTGGGCGGTCGTTACGAAGAAGCGATTCAGAATTACGAAGTGCTGATCAAGCTGACGCAGTGGGCGGGGTTCCGCGACAAGGCGCTCTACGGCATCGCGGACAGCTATTACCGCATGGGGGACTACGAGGACGCGCTCAAGTGGCTGGCGACGGTCGAGGAGTCGTACCAGAAGTTTTACGAGGAGCAAAAGCTGGGCGACTACCGACGCACCATCGAGGGACGCCTCTCGCGCCTCCGCGCCGCGGAGAAGGCGACCAAGGCGGGCGACAAGCCGGCGAGCATTCTTTTCGAAGGATACCACGCGAGCTTTGAGCCGGAGCAGAAGGAAGCGTTTACGATGGTGAGCGGCTGGTCGATCATCTCCGCTGCACCGGGCATGCTGGGTAACCACACCGCAGCCATCGAAGCATTTCCCACGTATCGTGTCACTGCCGACGGCAACATCCGTCTGCGCAATCTCCAGAGCAACTCGTACTACTGGGTCGAACTCTGGTACAGCGAATCCATGGGTTCGCTCCTGAGCAACCCGCACGGCCTGTTCTATCTCTACGGCTCCGGCAGTGATATCAATCCGACCGGAGGATCGGTCAACCCCAGCTTCGAGCGGACTTTCGGCGGATGGCGCCGCGTCGGATATCTCATGAAAACGCCCGTCACGCAGGACGGCATGCTCGCGTTCAGCCTCCGACAGATCGTGGGGCTTTTCGAGTTCGATGACGTGAGCATCACACCCGTGACCGACAGACAATACGATTCTCTCTCCAACTTCCTGGAGACCCGGTGA